The following proteins are co-located in the Deltaproteobacteria bacterium genome:
- the lepA gene encoding elongation factor 4: MVISHIRNFSIIAHIDHGKSTLADRILELTGAVADRDKQDQMLDDMELERERGITIKSRSVSLQYRARDGELYHFNLIDTPGHVDFHYEVSRSLHACEGALLVVDAAQGVQAQTLANVYTAIGADLEILPVLNKIDLPQANVEEVKKEIEDLIGLDTSNAACVSAKTGQGVPELMEAILKYIPPPKGGVAEPLKALVFDSWFDVYRGVVVNVRIMDGVLRRGMKIRFMQTQAVYEVASVGTFTPFPTSCEELKAGEVGFFAASIKTLSDAKIGDTVTEHLRPAKEALPGFEIVKPMVFSGLYPSDSNDYPALRDAIEKLQLNDSALSFEPETSKALGFGFRCGYLGLLHMEIVQERLEREFGMEIITTAPTVVYRVRLKSGEEIKVDNPTKFPPVGDIDAILEPMVQGTVHVVSEYLGAVLALCEEKRGRQVSLTFLGRDRVQAVYSLPLNEVITDFHDRLKSVTRGFASFDYEVADYQDSDLVKLDLRINSEVVDALSVIVHRSEAYHRGVALTSKMKEVIDRQMFEIVIQAAIGNKVIARSTVKALRKNVTAKCYGGDITRKRKLLEKQKAGKKRMKQVGSVNISQEAFLAALKIEKS, from the coding sequence ATAGTGATTTCCCACATTCGCAACTTTTCCATTATTGCTCATATCGACCACGGCAAGTCTACGCTTGCCGATCGCATTCTCGAGCTTACTGGGGCCGTCGCTGATAGGGACAAGCAGGATCAAATGCTTGACGACATGGAGTTAGAGCGCGAACGTGGAATTACGATAAAGTCGCGTTCTGTATCGCTGCAATATCGCGCGCGCGATGGCGAGCTGTACCATTTTAATTTAATCGATACGCCTGGACACGTAGATTTTCACTACGAGGTGTCGCGCAGCCTGCATGCCTGCGAGGGTGCGCTACTAGTCGTAGATGCTGCGCAGGGTGTGCAGGCTCAGACTCTTGCTAATGTCTATACGGCGATTGGTGCCGACTTGGAGATTCTTCCTGTCTTAAACAAGATCGATTTGCCGCAGGCTAATGTCGAGGAGGTTAAAAAGGAAATTGAGGATCTAATTGGTCTCGATACCTCTAATGCAGCTTGTGTCAGTGCAAAAACTGGCCAAGGAGTACCTGAGCTGATGGAGGCGATTCTAAAATACATTCCACCTCCCAAAGGTGGCGTGGCCGAGCCTTTAAAAGCATTGGTGTTCGATAGTTGGTTCGACGTGTATCGCGGCGTAGTGGTAAATGTGCGGATTATGGATGGAGTATTGCGCCGTGGAATGAAAATCCGCTTTATGCAAACTCAGGCTGTTTACGAGGTGGCAAGCGTAGGGACGTTTACGCCGTTTCCTACTAGCTGTGAGGAGCTAAAGGCTGGCGAAGTTGGTTTCTTTGCGGCGAGCATTAAAACTCTTAGCGATGCAAAGATTGGCGATACCGTCACCGAGCATTTGCGGCCTGCAAAAGAGGCTTTGCCTGGCTTTGAAATCGTAAAGCCCATGGTGTTTAGTGGGCTTTACCCTAGTGATTCTAACGACTATCCGGCCTTGCGCGATGCGATTGAGAAGCTACAATTAAATGATTCAGCGCTAAGTTTTGAGCCTGAAACGTCAAAAGCTTTGGGTTTTGGCTTTCGCTGTGGGTATTTAGGCTTGTTGCACATGGAGATAGTGCAAGAGCGCTTGGAGCGCGAGTTTGGCATGGAGATTATCACCACTGCGCCGACTGTGGTGTATAGAGTGAGGTTAAAGTCTGGAGAGGAAATAAAAGTCGACAATCCAACGAAATTTCCGCCGGTGGGCGATATTGATGCAATTTTAGAGCCCATGGTGCAGGGCACTGTGCATGTGGTTTCGGAATATCTCGGGGCAGTATTGGCGCTTTGTGAAGAAAAGCGAGGTCGCCAAGTTTCGCTCACATTTCTTGGCAGGGATCGCGTTCAGGCCGTTTATAGTCTTCCGCTTAATGAGGTTATAACGGATTTTCACGATCGCTTAAAAAGCGTTACTCGTGGTTTTGCTTCATTTGATTATGAAGTGGCAGATTATCAGGATAGCGATTTAGTAAAGCTTGACTTGCGTATTAATAGCGAAGTTGTCGATGCCTTGAGCGTTATTGTCCATCGCAGTGAGGCTTATCATCGTGGTGTTGCTTTAACGAGTAAGATGAAGGAAGTGATAGATCGCCAAATGTTTGAAATTGTCATACAGGCTGCTATTGGCAATAAGGTTATTGCCAGGAGCACAGTAAAAGCGTTGCGCAAGAATGTTACTGCTAAGTGTTACGGTGGTGACATAACTAGGAAGCGCAAGCTTTTAGAGAAACAAAAAGCTGGTAAGAAGCGCATGAAACAGGTTGGCTCGGTAAATATCTCTCAGGAAGCTTTTTTAGCTGCGCTAAAGATAGAGAAATCGTAA
- the lepB gene encoding signal peptidase I, with translation MSKRAALSFGGWFVVALGTFVLAIALRAFVVSSYKIPSDSMSPTLYSGDYVLVNKFIYGIFRFRRATPLWRLRKPERGDVVVFKHVLGDDFSYGDVEGGRHGGSPRRFIKRIVAVPGDILEIKGNSVYVNRKHLAKVSATLGLVKGAKVKVLKLKPQEYYVMGDNRENSLDSRYFGLVEEGEIEGLAVAIYWSWKSARLPFEIRWERVGKRIE, from the coding sequence GTGAGTAAGCGGGCAGCTCTCAGTTTTGGGGGATGGTTTGTAGTTGCCCTAGGCACGTTTGTGCTTGCCATAGCTCTTAGAGCGTTCGTCGTTAGTTCGTATAAAATACCCTCTGACTCTATGTCCCCTACGCTTTATTCAGGCGACTATGTACTCGTAAACAAGTTTATATACGGAATTTTTAGGTTCAGGCGAGCCACGCCCTTGTGGCGGCTTCGCAAACCAGAGCGTGGCGATGTAGTAGTATTTAAGCATGTGCTCGGCGATGATTTTTCGTATGGGGACGTGGAGGGGGGACGCCATGGCGGATCGCCTAGGCGATTTATCAAGCGCATTGTGGCGGTGCCTGGCGACATTTTAGAAATTAAGGGTAACAGCGTTTACGTAAATCGCAAGCATTTGGCAAAAGTGTCTGCCACGCTCGGCTTAGTAAAGGGAGCAAAGGTTAAGGTATTAAAACTTAAGCCGCAGGAGTATTACGTCATGGGTGACAATCGGGAGAATAGTTTGGACAGCCGATATTTTGGCTTAGTCGAGGAAGGTGAAATCGAAGGTTTAGCTGTTGCGATTTACTGGTCATGGAAGAGCGCGCGGTTGCCGTTTGAAATACGTTGGGAACGAGTTGGTAAACGCATTGAATAG
- a CDS encoding NAD-dependent epimerase/dehydratase family protein encodes MRSVVTGGAGFIGSHIVDALLEIGHEVLVIDNFSTGRQENLSSASSQHKSALTICNADIASSTAAQEIIGFKPDNVFHQAAQMNVRYSVENPQFDATVNVAGMVNVLDASVRVGVKHFVFSSTGGAIYGEQESFPAAEDHRIRPECPYGVGKRAGELYLEYFSRAHGFAGISLRYANVYGPRQNAKGEAGVIAIFIERLLRGEVMVINGDGEQTRDFVNVFDVVKANLRAIEKKLGKGFYVYNVGTGVETSINSIALAIRDLGVKSGFDSKSIELRHGPALLGEQRRSVVNIGKISRELDWTVTYSVSQGLSQTFDAFRAVNK; translated from the coding sequence ATGCGTTCAGTAGTTACAGGTGGAGCTGGATTTATCGGTTCGCATATTGTAGATGCTCTGCTGGAAATAGGCCACGAGGTGCTGGTAATCGACAATTTCTCTACGGGTCGACAGGAAAATTTATCTAGCGCGAGCAGCCAACACAAAAGTGCCTTAACAATTTGCAATGCAGACATTGCTAGTTCAACTGCGGCGCAGGAGATTATCGGCTTTAAACCAGATAATGTTTTTCACCAGGCTGCTCAGATGAACGTGAGATACAGCGTTGAAAACCCGCAATTTGATGCAACAGTAAACGTCGCGGGCATGGTAAATGTCTTGGATGCTAGTGTGCGAGTAGGGGTTAAGCATTTTGTCTTTTCGTCTACTGGCGGAGCAATATACGGCGAGCAAGAATCGTTTCCAGCGGCGGAGGATCATAGAATTCGACCCGAATGTCCCTATGGGGTAGGCAAACGTGCCGGAGAGCTTTATCTGGAGTATTTCTCTAGGGCCCATGGTTTTGCCGGCATTTCGTTAAGGTATGCCAATGTCTACGGGCCCAGGCAGAACGCCAAGGGTGAGGCTGGCGTGATAGCAATATTCATTGAGCGCCTGCTTAGGGGGGAGGTTATGGTTATAAATGGCGATGGCGAACAGACGCGCGATTTTGTGAATGTTTTCGATGTCGTTAAGGCGAATCTGCGTGCGATAGAAAAGAAGTTAGGCAAGGGTTTTTATGTGTACAATGTGGGCACTGGCGTAGAGACTAGTATAAATTCGATTGCGCTCGCTATTAGAGATTTAGGAGTTAAATCTGGCTTCGATAGTAAGAGCATCGAATTGAGACATGGGCCGGCTTTGCTCGGCGAGCAGAGAAGGAGCGTAGTTAACATCGGTAAGATTTCGAGAGAGTTAGACTGGACTGTCACCTATAGTGTAAGTCAGGGATTATCTCAAACCTTTGATGCCTTTAGAGCTGTAAACAAATAG